Proteins from a genomic interval of Symmachiella macrocystis:
- a CDS encoding peroxiredoxin family protein, producing the protein MNRIHIPLTLLAIACGLFWIDGELRSAEKETKPPAVGKKAPNFELATLDGKKHKLSKLVEDGPVVVVMLRGFPTYQCPLCSRQMTEFLNASKGFKEQESTVVFVYPDKKDGVAKHAQQFIKGKKFPPNFLFLLDPDFEFTNAYGLRWEGEKETSYPSTFIIDGDQKVTFAKISRTHGGRTKAKEIIAELDK; encoded by the coding sequence ATGAATCGAATACACATTCCGTTGACACTGCTAGCCATCGCCTGTGGACTATTTTGGATAGACGGCGAACTTCGCAGCGCAGAAAAGGAAACCAAACCGCCAGCCGTTGGTAAAAAGGCACCCAATTTTGAACTCGCGACATTGGACGGGAAAAAACACAAACTGAGCAAGCTGGTCGAAGACGGACCGGTCGTGGTCGTCATGCTCCGCGGCTTTCCCACCTACCAATGCCCGCTCTGTTCCCGCCAAATGACCGAATTTCTCAACGCCTCCAAGGGGTTCAAAGAGCAGGAATCGACGGTTGTGTTTGTGTATCCCGACAAAAAAGACGGGGTGGCCAAGCATGCCCAACAATTCATTAAGGGAAAGAAGTTCCCCCCGAATTTCCTGTTCCTGCTCGATCCTGACTTTGAGTTCACCAATGCCTACGGATTGCGCTGGGAAGGCGAGAAAGAAACCTCGTACCCCTCGACGTTCATCATCGATGGGGATCAGAAAGTCACGTTCGCCAAAATCAGCCGTACGCATGGCGGGCGGACAAAAGCCAAGGAAATTATCGCCGAACTCGACAAATGA
- a CDS encoding DUF1573 domain-containing protein — MMFKLSTITPATLLQKGRPAAVAVCCLMLCSAVSAQAAELTWAEKMFDRLNQDFGTVPKGSVAKARIKITSHWRDDTHIADVRTTCGCSAAEPEKTTLKSNESTYIEITMNTHKFSHRKNSNVIVTFDKPQRAEVRIPITAFIQPDIILAPGSVKFGTVDYGTGWRQKVQVSHARSPNWKVRSAHTDNEHLDVTVTPNANGKPGYEVSVLLKPTAPVGDFRDQVVLDTVGGESSQVTVLVEGKIAPDVIVSPQTASVGKLHPGDKKTVQFVVRGKKAIMIEKITSGADESAFAWQSPTDEKSVHVIPIHLKGDSPMGKFVEEFDVRIAGRSEPVRFKVYGEIATAE, encoded by the coding sequence ATGATGTTCAAATTAAGCACGATTACCCCTGCCACACTTTTGCAGAAAGGGAGACCGGCGGCAGTCGCGGTCTGTTGCTTGATGCTGTGCTCGGCAGTTTCGGCACAGGCCGCAGAGTTGACGTGGGCAGAAAAGATGTTCGACCGGCTGAATCAAGATTTCGGCACGGTTCCCAAAGGTTCGGTGGCCAAGGCTCGGATTAAGATCACCAGTCATTGGCGGGATGACACGCACATTGCCGATGTCCGCACGACCTGCGGTTGCTCGGCTGCCGAGCCGGAGAAGACGACGCTCAAAAGCAATGAATCGACGTACATCGAAATCACGATGAATACGCACAAGTTTTCGCACCGCAAGAACTCGAATGTGATCGTGACCTTCGACAAACCTCAGCGGGCTGAAGTGCGGATTCCGATCACGGCATTCATTCAACCGGACATCATTTTAGCGCCGGGGAGTGTGAAGTTTGGGACGGTCGATTATGGAACGGGATGGCGGCAAAAGGTGCAGGTTTCCCACGCTCGTTCGCCCAATTGGAAAGTCCGCAGCGCACATACGGACAACGAACACTTGGACGTGACTGTCACGCCGAACGCAAACGGAAAACCGGGTTATGAAGTTTCGGTTCTGTTGAAACCGACGGCACCGGTGGGAGACTTTCGTGATCAAGTCGTGCTAGACACCGTGGGCGGAGAATCATCGCAAGTGACGGTTTTGGTTGAAGGAAAAATCGCCCCTGACGTGATCGTCTCACCTCAAACCGCTTCGGTGGGCAAGCTGCACCCGGGCGACAAAAAAACAGTGCAGTTCGTGGTCCGCGGGAAAAAGGCGATCATGATCGAGAAGATCACCTCAGGCGCAGATGAATCAGCATTTGCTTGGCAATCGCCGACGGATGAAAAGAGCGTGCACGTGATTCCGATTCACCTCAAAGGGGACTCGCCCATGGGCAAGTTCGTGGAGGAATTCGACGTCCGCATCGCAGGTCGTTCCGAACCGGTACGTTTCAAGGTGTATGGTGAGATTGCCACGGCGGAATAA
- a CDS encoding DUF4349 domain-containing protein has protein sequence MVRPCAMWCLLLLTGCGAAEGIDKKPVVAAAPERGDNAVAGEGDLARAGKLRRKIIYRADMDIVVEDFSGVPAQVQAIISRFDAFVADAQVSGTANVPRHAYWTIRIPAEKFEEFLVASRLLGEVRSESQTTQEVSDNFYDLQARLANQQQEEQRLKELLDQHSGKLEEILAVEREISRVRGEVEQLQGQLRVLSDLTAYSTVTLRFEEISNYAPVQSASFTTRIERTWSSSIESFSELAQSIVLAGVFVAPWVCVMVIPLVAIVVFLKWNRRKPISM, from the coding sequence ATGGTAAGACCTTGTGCGATGTGGTGTCTGCTTTTGTTGACCGGTTGTGGTGCAGCAGAGGGAATCGATAAGAAACCAGTCGTCGCCGCTGCCCCTGAGCGCGGCGACAATGCGGTGGCCGGCGAAGGGGACTTGGCTCGGGCGGGGAAACTGAGGCGCAAGATCATCTATCGTGCTGACATGGATATCGTTGTTGAAGATTTCTCCGGTGTACCCGCCCAGGTGCAGGCAATCATCAGCCGCTTTGATGCATTTGTTGCAGATGCTCAAGTATCCGGCACCGCTAACGTGCCGCGGCACGCGTATTGGACAATCCGCATTCCGGCGGAGAAGTTCGAGGAGTTTCTCGTTGCCAGTCGACTATTGGGAGAAGTTCGTAGCGAAAGCCAAACCACTCAGGAAGTCAGCGATAATTTTTATGACCTGCAGGCGCGGCTGGCTAATCAACAACAAGAAGAGCAGCGGCTCAAGGAATTGCTCGATCAGCACAGCGGCAAATTGGAGGAAATCTTGGCCGTGGAACGCGAGATCTCGCGGGTCCGAGGGGAAGTGGAACAACTGCAAGGTCAACTCCGCGTTCTATCGGATCTAACAGCCTATTCGACGGTCACACTTCGATTCGAAGAGATCAGCAATTACGCACCTGTGCAATCGGCATCGTTTACGACACGCATCGAACGCACATGGTCATCGTCGATAGAATCGTTTAGTGAATTGGCGCAATCGATAGTGCTGGCCGGCGTCTTCGTTGCTCCCTGGGTTTGCGTAATGGTTATTCCGTTGGTGGCAATTGTTGTATTTCTAAAGTGGAATCGACGTAAACCGATTTCGATGTAA
- a CDS encoding sulfatase family protein, whose translation MYNTNTKRSTHFLPILVFLCAFSPTLTKAADSAPARPNILWIVVDDMSANFSCYGETLIETPHVDQLAREGVQFNQAFVTAPVCSTCRSAFITGMYQTAIGAHHHRSGRGEEKIHLPPGVEPIPLLFQRAGYYTSISGWPIHPKRLGKTDYNFEWDPAMYDGSNWAKRKPGQPFFAQIQLPGGKLRGGTRQSAQKFAQKAKRKFGSKTDSADVMLPPYYPDTPVQREDWAAYLDSVRETDRVVGEIIARLKDEGVLDQTLVLLITDHGISHARGKQFLYEEGIHVPFILRGPGIAAGTIREDLIEHIDMAAISLAVAGIPLPETMQAQDVLAEDYQPREAIFAARDRCDETVEHLRCVRTDRFKYIRNYLPQRPHLQPCAYKDHKSILIDLRRAFAAGELNDIQKQLFAPTRPPEELYDLENDPHEIHNLAGDAKFASQLTDMRNRLDDWIVRTNDHGRNPESAAMYDSDMALYLNSRRRRGSAEELQELQENINQMKRWAAEGK comes from the coding sequence ATGTACAACACAAACACAAAACGCTCGACACATTTTCTGCCCATACTCGTATTCCTCTGTGCGTTTTCGCCGACCCTGACCAAGGCCGCCGATTCTGCTCCCGCGCGGCCGAACATCCTTTGGATTGTTGTCGACGACATGTCGGCCAATTTTTCCTGTTACGGTGAAACGCTGATCGAAACGCCACATGTCGATCAACTCGCCCGCGAGGGTGTGCAGTTCAATCAGGCGTTCGTGACCGCTCCGGTTTGTTCTACGTGTCGTTCGGCCTTCATCACCGGCATGTATCAAACTGCTATTGGAGCGCACCATCATCGCAGTGGACGCGGTGAAGAAAAAATTCACCTCCCGCCCGGCGTCGAACCGATTCCGCTGTTGTTCCAACGTGCCGGGTATTACACGTCCATCAGCGGTTGGCCGATTCACCCCAAACGACTCGGCAAAACCGACTACAATTTCGAGTGGGATCCAGCAATGTACGACGGGTCCAATTGGGCCAAGCGTAAACCGGGACAGCCCTTTTTTGCTCAAATCCAACTCCCCGGAGGAAAACTCCGCGGCGGCACACGGCAATCGGCGCAAAAATTTGCTCAAAAGGCAAAGCGAAAGTTTGGAAGCAAAACCGATTCCGCCGACGTAATGCTTCCTCCCTATTACCCCGACACACCGGTGCAGCGCGAAGACTGGGCCGCCTATTTGGATTCCGTCCGTGAAACTGATCGCGTTGTCGGGGAGATCATCGCTCGGCTCAAGGACGAAGGCGTTCTTGACCAAACACTGGTGCTGTTAATAACCGACCACGGCATCAGCCACGCTCGCGGCAAACAGTTTTTGTACGAAGAGGGAATTCATGTCCCCTTCATCCTCCGCGGCCCAGGCATTGCAGCGGGAACCATCCGGGAGGACTTGATCGAACATATCGACATGGCGGCCATTTCCCTCGCGGTCGCTGGAATTCCGCTCCCCGAAACCATGCAGGCGCAGGACGTACTCGCCGAGGACTATCAACCCCGTGAAGCCATCTTTGCCGCTCGTGACCGCTGCGACGAAACGGTCGAACATCTGCGTTGCGTGCGGACGGATCGTTTCAAGTACATCCGCAATTATTTGCCACAACGACCGCACCTCCAGCCGTGCGCCTACAAAGATCACAAATCGATCCTCATCGATCTACGTCGCGCCTTTGCTGCTGGTGAGTTGAACGACATCCAGAAACAACTCTTCGCTCCCACCCGCCCACCGGAAGAATTGTACGACCTAGAAAATGACCCGCACGAAATCCACAATCTTGCCGGCGACGCCAAATTCGCCTCGCAATTGACCGACATGCGAAACCGCCTCGATGATTGGATCGTCCGCACCAACGACCATGGCCGGAATCCCGAATCCGCAGCCATGTACGACAGCGATATGGCCCTGTACCTCAATTCCCGCCGCCGCCGCGGATCGGCTGAAGAGCTCCAAGAATTGCAGGAAAACATCAACCAAATGAAACGTTGGGCCGCCGAAGGCAAATAA
- a CDS encoding 7-cyano-7-deazaguanine synthase, with translation MTNTLECPIVVLLGGGVESTSLVSRFLDQQRRVVPVHVHCGLIWDDVETLFVQQFCQARASDNLDPLIQFQIPLAGWLDDHWAVTGNNIPRAGASGHDLEIPLRNLTLLSFALPKVAHLPDFQCALGTTADNSFRDGSREYFDRSQELLSLEAGRPIEILTPYLQMTKTDVIRVTDHDTLAYSFSCIDPRDNQHCGQCLKCGSRQQAFIAAGVDDPTVYANA, from the coding sequence ATGACAAACACTCTGGAATGTCCGATCGTTGTACTGCTTGGCGGCGGTGTCGAAAGCACGTCGTTGGTCAGCCGGTTTCTCGACCAACAGCGACGCGTCGTCCCCGTGCACGTGCATTGCGGCTTGATTTGGGATGACGTCGAGACGCTCTTCGTTCAACAATTTTGCCAGGCGCGTGCTTCAGACAACTTGGATCCGCTCATTCAATTTCAGATTCCCCTTGCCGGTTGGCTCGACGATCACTGGGCCGTCACGGGCAACAACATCCCCCGTGCGGGAGCTAGTGGCCACGATTTGGAAATCCCCCTGCGCAATCTCACCCTGTTGAGTTTTGCGCTCCCCAAAGTCGCGCATCTGCCGGACTTTCAATGCGCCCTCGGCACCACTGCCGACAATTCCTTTCGCGATGGCAGCCGCGAATACTTTGATCGTTCGCAGGAACTACTCAGCCTCGAAGCAGGCCGACCGATTGAAATTCTCACTCCCTATCTCCAAATGACCAAAACCGACGTCATTCGCGTGACCGATCACGACACCTTGGCGTACAGCTTCTCCTGTATCGATCCTCGCGACAACCAACATTGCGGGCAATGCCTCAAATGCGGCAGCCGCCAACAGGCGTTCATTGCGGCAGGTGTTGACGATCCAACGGTGTACGCCAATGCCTGA
- a CDS encoding ATP-grasp domain-containing protein: MPEFASVAVQHYQWAGLDFMFDADGTPVLLEANRCSHMLWEYLLLYNDDTPFRLIAEVLSAADGPTCLMWRQDDPLPDADEDACWIAGHLRLHLDREVFICHVEDNQQDSDQLLTRDGNRIRPGSIFRWWYDLPWSYERSGVCVINPNAAWVAVRDKLACYSSLAAAKSFRVPRSFAVETPDEASAILSAHPDLFERGYVIKPRVGFGGHGVQIADPHDSPQLFSGNHLLSERIIPQLRDGNFWDVRLFVMAGRYLGGVLRSSPGAVTNVFQGGTPLRLDDDTAAALQAPALEAVQLLDAAAEAVHGLPHPPDTDLTNVEY, translated from the coding sequence ATGCCTGAATTTGCTTCTGTCGCCGTGCAGCATTACCAGTGGGCCGGGTTGGACTTCATGTTCGATGCCGACGGGACGCCGGTCTTGTTGGAGGCCAATCGTTGTTCGCACATGCTGTGGGAATACCTGTTGCTCTACAACGACGATACTCCGTTTCGACTCATCGCTGAGGTCTTAAGCGCAGCCGACGGTCCCACCTGTCTGATGTGGCGCCAAGATGATCCTTTGCCCGACGCCGATGAAGACGCCTGTTGGATTGCCGGGCACCTGCGTTTGCACCTCGACCGAGAGGTATTCATCTGCCACGTGGAGGACAACCAGCAAGACTCTGATCAGTTGTTGACCCGCGATGGGAATCGCATTCGCCCCGGGAGTATTTTTCGTTGGTGGTATGATCTGCCTTGGTCGTATGAGCGTAGCGGCGTCTGCGTGATCAATCCCAATGCCGCCTGGGTCGCAGTCCGCGACAAGCTTGCCTGTTATTCCTCGCTGGCAGCGGCAAAAAGCTTCCGTGTCCCTCGCAGTTTTGCAGTTGAAACTCCCGATGAGGCATCCGCAATCCTCAGTGCACATCCCGATCTGTTTGAACGCGGGTATGTGATCAAACCCCGCGTCGGTTTTGGCGGGCATGGCGTGCAAATTGCCGATCCGCACGATTCGCCCCAGCTGTTTTCGGGGAATCATCTGCTGTCCGAGCGGATCATCCCGCAACTTCGCGACGGCAACTTTTGGGATGTGCGGCTGTTCGTGATGGCCGGCCGGTATCTGGGCGGTGTGCTGCGCAGCAGTCCCGGTGCTGTGACCAACGTCTTCCAAGGCGGCACGCCGCTAAGACTCGACGACGATACCGCCGCCGCTCTTCAAGCCCCCGCCCTCGAAGCTGTCCAGTTGCTCGATGCGGCCGCTGAAGCAGTGCACGGCTTACCCCATCCCCCCGACACAGATCTCACCAACGTCGAGTATTGA